The nucleotide window ATTGGTGAAAAAATAGAGTGTTTAGTTTATGGATATTTGAGTGCATTAAATATTGACCCAATAGAAAAAAAACCTCTTTATCATTTTTTACCTTCTTCAAAATCTCTTAGTTTGGGAACAGTTGGTTGTAATTTTAGATGTTCATTTTGTCAAAACTGGCAAATCTCGCAAACATCAAATATAAACAAAAACAATTATTTTAGTGTAGATGAAATAGTAAATATTGCAAGAGAAAAAAAATGTGAGTCAATTTCATATACTTATAATGAACCAACAATTTTTTATCCATTTGCTAAAGATATAGCTTTAAAGGCAAAAGAGTTTGGACTAAAATCTGTTTTTGTTTCAAATGGTTTTGAAAGTAGTGAAGTAATAGCTGATATGAAAGGTGTTATTGATGCTATGAATATTGATTTGAAATCCTTTGATAAAAACTATTATAAAAAATCTTTAGGTGGAGATTTAAAAGTTGTTTGTGATAATTTGATAAATATCAAAAAAAATGATATTCATTTAGAAATTACAACTTTAATAGTTCCAACAATTAATGACTCAAAACAAGAGTTAGAAAATATTGTTAAATTTATAAAAGAAAATCTTGGTGTTGATGTTCCTTGGCATATTAGCGCTTTTCATCCAGATTATAAAGAACAAAATTTAGAACGAACAAAAGATGAAACTCTACAAATGGCATTTGATATTGCAAAAAGTCATGGGTTAAACTATGTTTATAAAGGAAATAGCACTTTCGAAAATGATACAGTTTGCAAAAATTGTGGAGAAGTTTTAATAATAAGAGAATATTTTAATGTTTTAGAAAATAGACTTGTTGACGGATGTTGTCCTAAATGTAAAACAAAACTTGATGGAGTTTTCAAATGAGTATAAGAAAAGCAGTTGTAAGTGGAAGTTTTTATCCACAAAAAAAAGAAGAGATTTTAAAATACATAAATCATTTTAATAGTGTTAAAACAAATGATGAAAGTTTTGATGATATAAAAGCTATTATTGTTCCCCACGCTGGATATATTTATAGTGGTTATACTGCAAATATGGCTTACAAGTTAGTTTCAGCTTCAAAAAAGAATATAAAAAGAGTAGTTGTAATTGGTCCATCTCATAGAGTTTATTTAAAAGGAGCAAGTGTTGCTTTGTATGATGAATATGAAACACCACTTGGAAATTTAAAAATTGATAAAGAGTTTTCTCAAAACTTAATAGATAAATATGATTTTCTAGATTTTAATGTGGAGTGTGAATTTGAACACTCAACTGAAACCCAAACTCCATTTATAAAACACTATTTTGGAGATGTTCAATTAGTTGAGATAGTTTATGGGCAAATTGATTATAAAGATTTATCAAAAGTTATTGATGAGGTTTTAAAAGATAAGTCTAATTTTGTAGTAATTAGTACAGATTTAAGTCATTTTTATACTCTTGAAGAAGCGCAAAAACTTGATAATATCTGCTTAGAAGCAATAAATAAAAAAGATTTAAAACTTTTTGATTATTGTGAAGCTTGCGGAAAAATAGGAGTTAAAGCAATAATTAATTGGGCAATAAAAAATAATTATGAAACTAAAATATTAAATCATTGCACAAGTGCTGATGTAACAAAAGATAAAAGTAGGGTTGTTGGATATACTTCAGCTTTAATTGGAGTTTAGATGTTTGTATTTAAAAAAATCGTTTCAGCTTTTTTGTTGCCAATTCCTATTGGTCTTTTTTTACTTTTTTTATCTTTTATTTATTTGATGTTTAATTCATACAAAAAAGCTAAATTTTTTTTATTTCTAGCTTTTTTATGGTTTGCTCTTTTATCAAATCAAACTATTTCAAATGCAATTTTATATCCACTTGAAAATTCATATCCAGCTTTACTTCAAACACCAAAAGTAAATTATATTTTAGTTTTAGGAAGTGGACATAAAAATGATGATAGTTTAAGTATTACTTCTCAGGTTAAAATGACAGCAATAAATAGATTAGTTGAGGGAATAAGACATTATAAAAATCTAGAAAATGCAAAACTTATAGTTTCAGGTTATAGTATTAGTGGTGGAGATTCCCATGCTTTAATGCAAGAAAAATTAGCAATTTCATTAGGAGTTAAGAAAGAAGATATTATAAGACTTGATACTCCAAAAGATACAAAAGAAGAAGTTATTGAAACAAAAAAAATAGTTGGAACAGAACCTTTTATTTTAGTGACTTCAGCATCTCATATGAAACGTTCAATACTTTTATTTGAAAAAGAAGGATTAAATATCATTGCAAGTCCTACAAATAATTTGGCTTATTTGGATGATTCTTATAGTGCATATTTTAGTGCAAAGAATTTGCGAAAAGTTGAAATTGCAATTCATGAATATTTAGGATTAGTTTATTCTTGGATTAGAAATGAAATTTGAGATTAGATTTATCTAATCTTTGATAATATTGCAACAAAGTTGCAAATAAAGGTTTTTTAGTGGAATTAATAAATATAAGTAATTTATCTTATAGATACCATAAAACAGATGTATTAGAAAATATAAATTTATCAATAAATGAAAATGATTTTTTAGCAATAATTGGACCAAATGGTGGTGGAAAATCAACTTTATTAAAATTGATTTTAGGATTGTTAACTCCTCAATCTGGAACAATTAATAAAAAAATACCAAATAGTTTAATAGGATATGTTCCTCAAAATACAAATTTAAATATTGATTTTCCAATTACTGCTTTAGAAATAGTTCTGATGGGACATATTAGCTCTAAAAAGAAAATATTTGGTTATTCAAAAGATGATATTTCTTGTGCAATGAAATCATTGGAACAAGTAGGTATGGAAAAATTCGCAAATAGCAAAATTGGTGATTTAAGTGGAGGACAAAGACAAAGAGTTTTTATAGCACGTGCTCTTTGTTCAAACCCGAAAATTATGCTTTTAGATGAACCAACAGCAAGTATTGATGTAAAAGGTCAAAGAGAAATTTATGAATTATTAAAAGAGTTAAATAAATCTATTTGTATAGTTGTTGTTAGTCATGATATCTCTGTTTTATTAAATTATGCAAAAAATGTAGCACATATCAATAAAAATATTGTTTATCACTCTTTAGAAAATGTACAAAAAAATATAAATACACAAAATGAGCATTTATGCGAAGTTGAACTTCTATCAGCATTAGGAAAAACTCAAATTTGTTGTAATCACAACCATTAAAGGTAAGAAATGTTAGAAGTTTTACAATATAGTTTTATTCAAAATGCCTTAATTGCAGGAATTTTGATTTCAATTGCTGCTGGAATTATAGGTTCTTTAGTAGTTGTAAATAAAATTACTTTTTTAACTGGTGGAATAGCTCATAGTTCTTATGGTGGAATTGGACTTGCTATTTATTTGGGAATACCTGTTTTATTTGGTGCAACAATTTTTGCTGTATTAACAGCAATAATAATTGCGATAATAACATTAAAAAATAGAACAAGAATAGATGCAATTATCGGCATAATGTGGGCAAGTGGTATGGCAATAGGAATTATATTTGTTGATTTAACTCCTGGATATAATGTAGATTTGATGTCATATTTATTTGGTTCAATTATTGCTGTTTCTAATGAAGACTTAATATTTATGTCTTTATTAGATTTTTTCATTATTTTCATTATTTTATTTTTTTATAAACAGATATTAGCAGTTTCTTATGATAGTGAATTTGCAAGTTTAAGAGGTATAAATGTAAAGTTCTTTTATACGTTAATTTTGATTCTTGCAGCACTTTGTGTCGTTGCAGCAATTAAGGCAGTTGGATTGATTTTAGTTATTGCACTTTTAACAATTCCTACATATTTAGCTGAAACATTTGCAAATAAACTTTCTTCGATGATGCTAATTAGTTCAATTTTAGCCACAATATTTACAATCATTGGGTTAATTGTTTCTTATGTATATGATATTAGTTCAGGAGCTAGTATTATTATGGTATCAGTTATTATTTTAACAGTAGTGAAACTAATTGGATTAAAAAGATAGTATATTATAAAAAATTGAATGAATAAAAAAAATATTTTAAATAAAAATAAATCTTTTAGTTTTATAAAAATAGATATAGAAAGTAAAAAAGATTTTTTTACTTTTAGTCCTCAACAGCATGAATTATATGAAATCGTATATATAACCAAAAGTCAACTAAAATATAAAATTGATTTTCAAGAATTTATTTTAAAAAAAAATACTCTATCTTTAGTAAAACCTTGGCAAATACATCAGTTATTAAAAGATGATTTTTTTGAAAATTGTGAAGGATATATTTTCCATTTTTCGAAAGAATTTTTACCTCCAAATAGTATTATAAATGAATTATTTGAAGAAAATGCATTACCTATTATTAAAATTTCCAATGCTATTTCAAAAAATATAAGTAATTTAATTTTAATGATTGAAAAAGAAGAAGATATACATAATAGAATTTCTTCGCATCTTTTTTGTTCGATTTTAGAATATATATTAAAATTTAAAGAACCAGATGCAAACTTGTATTATAAAAATGAACGAATTTATACTTTAATAAGATTAATTGATGATAACTATAAAACTGAAAAAAATACACATTTTTATGCAAATTATTTTGGAATAACAACTAAAAGATTAAATGAATTAACAAAACAATACTTAAATAAAACTCTTTTATCTTTGATTATTGATAGAAATATTATTGAGATTAAAAGACAATTATCATATTCAAATTTATCTATAAAAGAGATATCTGAAAAAATGGGTTTTAATAGCACTTCACATTTCTCAAAATTTTTTAAAAAATATTCAAACTATACACCTTCAGAATTTAAAGCCTTAAAAACAAAATCTTAGATGTACAAAATTTACAATAAATTGTATTTTTTTTATCTTGAATTGACTTAGCATAAAACATATAATTACCAAAATTTCATTTTAGGAGTTATTTATATGAAAAAAATAGGTAAAGTTTCTTCTTTATTAAGATATCCAGTTAAATCTATGCAAGGAGAAAATTTAAAACAAACTATAATCACTGAAAAAGGTTTATTAGGTGATCGTTCTTACGCATTAATTGATATAAAAAGTAAAAAAGTAATAAGTGCTAAAAACCCTAGAAAATGGCCAAATATTTTTAAATACAGTTCAAGTTTTTTAGAAGAACCAACACTTAATAAAATTCCAAATATAGAGATTAAATTACCTGATAAATCAGTATTATCAAGTTCCCAAAATGATATTGATGAAATATTATCTAAAAACTTCAATTCAGATATTAGACTATCCTCAAATGTTCCAAATGATGCAAAACTTGAAGGTTTATTTGATGATTCTATACTTGATGTTATTATGCCTAAAGGTACATTTTTTGATATTGGAATAATACATTTATTAACAACTTCAACTATATCTAAACTAGAAGAATTATATAAAGAAGGAGATTTTAATATTAATAGATTTAGACCAAATATTATTATTCAATTAGATTCCAAAGAAAAAGATTTTGTTGAAAATAACTGGGTAGGTAAAAAAATATATATTGGAGAAGAAGTTATTTTAAAAATAAAACAATCAACAAGTAGATGTGTAATGACTACATTAGAACAAGAGAATTTACCAAAAGATATAAATATATTAAAAACCATTAAAAAAAGTAATGATGGAAAAGTTGGAATTTATGCAGATGTTATTAACACAGGAATAATAAAAATAGATGATTCTATTTTAATAGAAGAATAAATTTATTATTTAAACAATATTTGTAAGATTTCACTAAAAAGAATTATTTAGCTATAATCGACAATTAAACAAAAAAAGAAACGGAAAAACCAAAATGAATGAAAAAATAGAAGTAGGAAGATTAAATACTTTAAGAGTAAATAGGGTTAGTGAACCTGGAATTTATTTAATTAGTGCTGACGAAACAGAAGTACTACTGCCAAATGCCTATGTTACAAAGTCTATGGAAATTGATAGTTTACTTGAAGTATTTATTTATACAGACAGTGAAGATAGACTTGTATCAACAACATTAAAACCTTATGTTTATTTATATGAATTTGCATCTTTAGAAATAGTTGATAGTGCAAAGTTTGGAGCATTTGTAGATATTGGATTACCAAAAGATATTTTAGTTCCAAAAAATAAGCAAAAAGGAACTTATGACGTTGGAAAAAGAAAAGTTTTACAACTTCAATTAGACGAGAGAACAAATAGGTTAATAGCCTCTGAAAAATATGAGTTATTAAAAGAGATAAGAGATTTAGAAAAAAATGATGAGGTTGAAATAATACTTTATTCTAAAACTCCATTAGGATATAAAGTAATAGTTAATAATAGATATGAAGGAATGATTTATCACACAGAAATTTTTGAAAATTTAAAAATTGGTGATAAAAAAAGAGCTTATATAAAAAACATTAGAGCTGATAATAAAATTGATTTGTCTTTGCAAAAAATTGGTGAAAAAATATCAGGTGATAAAGTTTTTGATATTTTAGTTGAAAATGGTGGAAAATTAAATTTTACTTATAAGAGTGAGGCTTCTGATATAAATGAAGTATTTGGTCTTAGTAAAAAAGCTTTTAAAGCTTCATTGACAAAACTATTATCAGAGGATAAAATTGTTCTTGAAATAGATGCTATTAGAGTTAAATAGTAACAGATAAAATAATTACATCTTGATTGCAAATAATTAAGAGTAAATTTATCCTATTTGATTATAATTTCGTATATATTTTAAAAAAATTAAAGGAAAATAATAATGGCAACAACAAAATTAAAAGGAAATGAAGTAACTTTAAGTGGTACAGAAATTAATGTAGGAGATATTGCACCTGTTGTTACAGTTGTAGCAAGAGATTTATCAGATATTCAAATTGGTGGAGAAAAAGAAAAAGCTCAAATTATAGTAGTAGTTCCATCTTTAGATACAGCTGTTTGTGCAGCAGAAACAAGAAAATTTAATGTTGAAGCAGCGAAAATAGAAAATGCAGAAGTAATCGTAGTTTCTATGGATTTACCATTTGCAATGGGAAGATTCTGTACAACTGAAGGAATTGAAAATTTAAAAGTTGGTTCAGATTTTAGAGCAAAAGCTTTCGCAAAATCTTATGGTGTATTAATCTCTTCTGGACCATTAGCAGGTGTTGCTTGTAGAGCTGTATTTGTTATTAATGCTTCTGGAAAAGTGACTTATAAAGAAATTTGTCCAGAAATTACTGAAGAGCCAAACTATGAAGCAGCATTAGCAGCAGCTAAAGGTGTAACTGGTGGTTCTTGTGGAACAGGATGTGGTTGTCACTAATTTTTAAGAAAAATCCACTTTTATAGTGGATTTTTTATTCTATTCTCTCTTTTTTCTTCTCTCTTAATTTTAAAATCTTAAAACAATAGTATAATAGCAATTGAAATAATTTTATAATAAGGAGAAATTATGCTTAAAATATTAATCAAAATTTTGTTATTTTCAATTTTAAGTTTGCAAACTTTGAGTGCTTCTGTTGTAAATGATGGATTTACAGAATTAAAAAAAGGAAATGTTTTAGAAGCAGCAAATCTTTTTTTGAAAGCTTGTGATGAAGGTGCAACATCAGGATGTTATAATCTTGGACTTTTATATTACAAGGGAGATAAAATAGAGCAAAATTATCCTAAAGCAATAGAGTATTTTACAAAAGCTTGTAATGATGGACACACTACAGCTTGTTATAATCTTGCATATATGTATCAAAATGCTCAAGGAACTCTTCTTGACTCTTTGAAAGCTATTGAGTTATATGAAAAAACTTGTCAAGCTGGAATTAGTGCAGGTTGTTACAATATTGCAAATATGTATTCTGTTGGAGATGGTGTAGAAAAAGATGTTTTTAAAACAGTAGATT belongs to Arcobacter defluvii and includes:
- a CDS encoding tetratricopeptide repeat protein produces the protein MLKILIKILLFSILSLQTLSASVVNDGFTELKKGNVLEAANLFLKACDEGATSGCYNLGLLYYKGDKIEQNYPKAIEYFTKACNDGHTTACYNLAYMYQNAQGTLLDSLKAIELYEKTCQAGISAGCYNIANMYSVGDGVEKDVFKTVDYLTRACNMNHSKACYNLAVRFTNEDGVEKNPLKAANLYQKSCDLGYANACYNLGVMYFEGEFFTKNDELASQLFKKACDMKLDSACEAYKNLNK
- the amrS gene encoding AmmeMemoRadiSam system radical SAM enzyme is translated as MKFYKQEKERLVCLLCSYYCKLKVGQTGVCGVNKNIGEKIECLVYGYLSALNIDPIEKKPLYHFLPSSKSLSLGTVGCNFRCSFCQNWQISQTSNINKNNYFSVDEIVNIAREKKCESISYTYNEPTIFYPFAKDIALKAKEFGLKSVFVSNGFESSEVIADMKGVIDAMNIDLKSFDKNYYKKSLGGDLKVVCDNLINIKKNDIHLEITTLIVPTINDSKQELENIVKFIKENLGVDVPWHISAFHPDYKEQNLERTKDETLQMAFDIAKSHGLNYVYKGNSTFENDTVCKNCGEVLIIREYFNVLENRLVDGCCPKCKTKLDGVFK
- a CDS encoding metal ABC transporter ATP-binding protein, which translates into the protein MELINISNLSYRYHKTDVLENINLSINENDFLAIIGPNGGGKSTLLKLILGLLTPQSGTINKKIPNSLIGYVPQNTNLNIDFPITALEIVLMGHISSKKKIFGYSKDDISCAMKSLEQVGMEKFANSKIGDLSGGQRQRVFIARALCSNPKIMLLDEPTASIDVKGQREIYELLKELNKSICIVVVSHDISVLLNYAKNVAHINKNIVYHSLENVQKNINTQNEHLCEVELLSALGKTQICCNHNH
- a CDS encoding MOSC domain-containing protein; this translates as MKKIGKVSSLLRYPVKSMQGENLKQTIITEKGLLGDRSYALIDIKSKKVISAKNPRKWPNIFKYSSSFLEEPTLNKIPNIEIKLPDKSVLSSSQNDIDEILSKNFNSDIRLSSNVPNDAKLEGLFDDSILDVIMPKGTFFDIGIIHLLTTSTISKLEELYKEGDFNINRFRPNIIIQLDSKEKDFVENNWVGKKIYIGEEVILKIKQSTSRCVMTTLEQENLPKDINILKTIKKSNDGKVGIYADVINTGIIKIDDSILIEE
- the prx-suh gene encoding thiol peroxidase Prx-SUH — encoded protein: MATTKLKGNEVTLSGTEINVGDIAPVVTVVARDLSDIQIGGEKEKAQIIVVVPSLDTAVCAAETRKFNVEAAKIENAEVIVVSMDLPFAMGRFCTTEGIENLKVGSDFRAKAFAKSYGVLISSGPLAGVACRAVFVINASGKVTYKEICPEITEEPNYEAALAAAKGVTGGSCGTGCGCH
- a CDS encoding ElyC/SanA/YdcF family protein translates to MFVFKKIVSAFLLPIPIGLFLLFLSFIYLMFNSYKKAKFFLFLAFLWFALLSNQTISNAILYPLENSYPALLQTPKVNYILVLGSGHKNDDSLSITSQVKMTAINRLVEGIRHYKNLENAKLIVSGYSISGGDSHALMQEKLAISLGVKKEDIIRLDTPKDTKEEVIETKKIVGTEPFILVTSASHMKRSILLFEKEGLNIIASPTNNLAYLDDSYSAYFSAKNLRKVEIAIHEYLGLVYSWIRNEI
- a CDS encoding metal ABC transporter permease → MLEVLQYSFIQNALIAGILISIAAGIIGSLVVVNKITFLTGGIAHSSYGGIGLAIYLGIPVLFGATIFAVLTAIIIAIITLKNRTRIDAIIGIMWASGMAIGIIFVDLTPGYNVDLMSYLFGSIIAVSNEDLIFMSLLDFFIIFIILFFYKQILAVSYDSEFASLRGINVKFFYTLILILAALCVVAAIKAVGLILVIALLTIPTYLAETFANKLSSMMLISSILATIFTIIGLIVSYVYDISSGASIIMVSVIILTVVKLIGLKR
- the amrB gene encoding AmmeMemoRadiSam system protein B; this translates as MSIRKAVVSGSFYPQKKEEILKYINHFNSVKTNDESFDDIKAIIVPHAGYIYSGYTANMAYKLVSASKKNIKRVVVIGPSHRVYLKGASVALYDEYETPLGNLKIDKEFSQNLIDKYDFLDFNVECEFEHSTETQTPFIKHYFGDVQLVEIVYGQIDYKDLSKVIDEVLKDKSNFVVISTDLSHFYTLEEAQKLDNICLEAINKKDLKLFDYCEACGKIGVKAIINWAIKNNYETKILNHCTSADVTKDKSRVVGYTSALIGV
- a CDS encoding AraC family transcriptional regulator, which gives rise to MNKKNILNKNKSFSFIKIDIESKKDFFTFSPQQHELYEIVYITKSQLKYKIDFQEFILKKNTLSLVKPWQIHQLLKDDFFENCEGYIFHFSKEFLPPNSIINELFEENALPIIKISNAISKNISNLILMIEKEEDIHNRISSHLFCSILEYILKFKEPDANLYYKNERIYTLIRLIDDNYKTEKNTHFYANYFGITTKRLNELTKQYLNKTLLSLIIDRNIIEIKRQLSYSNLSIKEISEKMGFNSTSHFSKFFKKYSNYTPSEFKALKTKS
- a CDS encoding CvfB family protein, whose translation is MNEKIEVGRLNTLRVNRVSEPGIYLISADETEVLLPNAYVTKSMEIDSLLEVFIYTDSEDRLVSTTLKPYVYLYEFASLEIVDSAKFGAFVDIGLPKDILVPKNKQKGTYDVGKRKVLQLQLDERTNRLIASEKYELLKEIRDLEKNDEVEIILYSKTPLGYKVIVNNRYEGMIYHTEIFENLKIGDKKRAYIKNIRADNKIDLSLQKIGEKISGDKVFDILVENGGKLNFTYKSEASDINEVFGLSKKAFKASLTKLLSEDKIVLEIDAIRVK